A stretch of the Rosa rugosa chromosome 5, drRosRugo1.1, whole genome shotgun sequence genome encodes the following:
- the LOC133709472 gene encoding uncharacterized protein At1g66480, which translates to MGNSLGSKKKAKVLQISGETLKLKTPVQAGEVVKDYPGHVLLKSQEVKHLGIRAKPLEPHQHLEAKGVYFLVELPKASSNSDNPKERVPRRVRSGIHMTAKDRLESLMLSRRSVSDLSTMKSIPEKSQDGPVRVRMRLPKAQVEMLMQQSRDEEEAAEKIMDLYMVNANIGGETNEKDGHGRVVRQGTKTREKRVSFRPVDEGEIQIAVAS; encoded by the exons ATGGGCAACAGTTTGGGAAGCAAAAAGAAAGCAAAGGTTCTGCAAATTAGTGGGGAGACATTGAAGTTGAAGACGCCGGTCCAAGCAGGTGAGGTAGTGAAGGACTACCCTGGTCACGTTTTGCTTAAATCCCAAGAGGTAAAGCATTTGGGGATCCGAGCAAAGCCTTTGGAGCCACACCAACACCTTGAGGCCAAGGGAGTCTACTTCCTTGTGGAGTTGCCAAAGGCTAGTAGTAATAGTGACAATCCAAAAGAGAGAGTTCCGAGGAGAGTCCGGTCCGGAATACACATGACTGCCAAGGACAGGCTTGAGAGTTTAATGCTGTCTCGGAGGTCGGTTTCCGACCTCTCCACCATGAAATCGATACCCGAGAAATCGCAAGATGGGCCGGTGCGCGTGAGGATGAGGCTTCCCAAGGCTCAAGTTGAGATGCTCATGCAGCAGAGCAGAGATGAGGAAGAGGCAGCAGAGAAGATTATGGATCTGTACATGGTTAATGCCAACATTGGTGGTGAGACCAATGAGAAGGATGGTCATGGAAGAGTGGTTAGACAAGGCACCAAGACGCGTGAG AAGCGAGTGAGCTTCCGACCGGTCGATGAAGGAGAAATACAAATAGCTGTGGCTTCTTAA
- the LOC133709471 gene encoding U-box domain-containing protein 11-like has product MAGGASELLQLVNDVVGAGKSAGGGGGGAFRKDCTDLVRRIALLTHLFEEIRNFKGLEFPPLDASTSSSCSTQPWVSDLVTALQAAKRLVLVATSFNSNCDAPVLADEASKRISFHFQCATWKLERALGEIPYDQFEISEEVEEQVALVRAQLRRAIERYGTLNTRKMSFYGLPQSLVESGKWVHVIENNSSSKMTDSLPKSFSADDLVHKSQRMSNSCVAEAPSLCSTNETHVDGEEDMNKKPDATVIPDFICPISLELMRDPVIVATGQTYERSYIQRWIDCGNTTCPKTQQKLQNLTLTPNYVLRSLVAQWCIDNNIEQPTGLTNGKLKKSDGSFRDISGDIATIRALVSKLAGRSIEERRAAAAEIRSLSKRSTDNRILIAEAGAIPVLVNLLTVEDGLTQENAVTSILNLSIYENNKGLIMLAGAVPSIVQVLRAGSMEARENAAATIFSLSLADENKIIIGASGAISALVELLQNGSTRGKKDAATALFNLCIYQGNKGRAIRAGIITALLKMLTDSSNCMVDEALTIMSVLANHQEAKVTIVKAGTIPVLIDLLRTGLPRNKENASAILLALCKRETENLACLSRLGAVIPLTELTKSGTERAKRKSSSLLEHLRKLQQL; this is encoded by the exons ATGGCCGGCGGCGCGTCGGAGCTTCTGCAACTCGTCAACGACGTCGTCGGCGCTGGAAAGTCCGCCGGCGGAGGAGGTGGCGGCGCCTTCAGGAAGGACTGCACCGATCTGGTGCGGCGGATCGCGCTGCTGACGCATTTGTTCGAGGAGATTAGGAACTTCAAAGGACTCGAATTTCCACCGTTGGATGCTTCCACTTCTTCTTCCTGCTCCACACAGCCGTGGGTTTCCGATCTCGTCACGGCGCTTCAGGCCGCGAAGCGGCTTGTATTGGTGGCCACTAGCTTCAATTCCAATTGTGACGCTCCTGTGCTCGCC GACGAAGCTAGCAAGAGGATAAGCTTCCATTTTCAATGCGCGACGTGGAAATTGGAGAGGGCGCTGGGTGAAATACCGTATGATCAGTTCGAAATATCAGAGGAAGTTGAAGAACAG GTTGCATTGGTTAGAGCACAATTGAGAAGAGCCATAGAAAGATATGGGACCTTGAATACGAGGAAAATGTCTTTTTATGGTCTACCTCAGTCTCTGGTAGAGTCTGGAAAATGGGTGCATGTTATAGAGAATAATAGTAGTTCAAAGATGACAGACAGTCTTCCCAAGAGCTTTAGTGCTGATGATCTGGTTCATAAATCGCAAAGGATGAGCAACTCCTGTGTGGCAGAGGCACCTTCACTCTGCTCAACAAATGAGACTCATGTTGATGGTGAGGAAGATATGAACAAGAAGCCTGACGCCACTGTCATCCCtgattttatatgcccaatatCTTTGGAACTCATGAGAGATCCTGTTATTGTGGCCACTGGTCAG ACATACGAGAGATCTTACATACAGAGATGGATAGACTGCGGAAATACAACATGTCCAAAAACTCAGCAAAAGCTTCAAAATTTGACACTAACTCCAAATTATGTCTTGAGAAGTCTAGTTGCTCAGTGGTGTATTGACAACAACATCGAGCAGCCGACAGGATTAACAAATGGTAAACTCAAGAAGAGTGATGGATCCTTTCGTGACATTAGTGGGGACATAGCGACAATTCGAGCTCTGGTAAGCAAGCTTGCAGGTCGATCAATTGAGGAGCGGAGAGCAGCTGCAGCGGAAATTAGGTCACTGTCCAAAAGAAGTACTGATAACCGAATACTAATTGCAGAAGCGGGTGCTATTCCGGTATTGGTCAATCTCTTAACAGTAGAAGATGGCTTAACACAAGAGAATGCAGTGACTTCCATTCTCAACCTCTCTATATATGAAAACAACAAGGGGCTTATAATGCTTGCGGGTGCTGTTCCTTCTATTGTCCAAGTCCTCAGAGCTGGAAGCATGGAGGCTCGAGAGAACGCAGCAGCGACCATTTTTAGTTTGTCGCTTGCCGATGAGAACAAAATAATTATAGGTGCATCGGGAGCAATTTCAGCTTTGGTGGAATTGCTTCAAAATGGGAGCACAAGAGGGAAGAAGGATGCTGCAACAGCGCTGTTCAATTTGTGCATTTATCAGGGCAACAAGGGCAGAGCTATCAGAGCAGGGATAATTACAGCTTTACTAAAGATGCTAACTGATTCAAGCAATTGCATGGTTGATGAAGCACTGACCATTATGTCAGTTCTTGCTAACCATCAAGAGGCAAAAGTTACTATAGTAAAGGCCGGCACAATACCTGTTTTGATAGACCTTTTGCGGACAGGCCTGCCTCGAAACAAAGAGAACGCATCTGCCATTTTGCTTGCATTGTGCAAGAGAGAGACCGAGAACCTTGCCTGCCTAAGTAGGCTTGGTGCAGTCATACCCTTGACAGAGCTCACTAAGAGCGGAACAGAGAGGGCCAAAAGGAAGTCTAGTTCATTGCTGGAGCATCTTCGGAAGTTGCAGCAGCTATAA